A section of the Methanosarcina mazei S-6 genome encodes:
- the rpsJ gene encoding 30S ribosomal protein S10, whose protein sequence is MQKARIRLSGISPKDLDGVCNQVKSIAERTGVNISGPVPLPTKKLVVPTRKSPSGDGTATWDHWEMRVHKRLIDIAADERALRQLMRIQVPKDINIEIVLEG, encoded by the coding sequence ATGCAAAAAGCTAGAATAAGATTGTCAGGCATCAGTCCCAAGGATCTGGACGGAGTCTGCAACCAGGTAAAATCAATTGCGGAAAGGACAGGAGTAAATATATCAGGACCTGTTCCACTTCCAACAAAGAAGCTGGTCGTCCCTACAAGGAAGAGTCCAAGCGGTGATGGGACAGCAACATGGGACCACTGGGAAATGCGCGTACACAAGAGGCTCATCGACATCGCAGCCGATGAAAGAGCACTCCGCCAGCTCATGAGAATCCAGGTCCCAAAGGACATAAACATTGAGATTGTCCTCGAAGGATAA
- a CDS encoding (Fe-S)-binding protein, protein MPGNPNEIKLVNNAMSNVTRRKIMNFLSAGDKSAEEIGGEVGKTMLDFHLKLLQQASLIEIEEGTVRLSEYGRNFLKEKEEKGADKTADISQAKPIEITEVRQLLPCIADSSKFRVIANIAPHLGGTLKVLEPLFPRGKYSDKIGALIIQKGEIITTVYGTGKVTMTMIKSEAEARESLQSLKNTINEAIAKGVAPAPREKVRVEPMEIYKYLPQTNCGKCGEQSCYTFAIKLMGGEITLDKCTPLKEPGYATNLEHLQVLSAYI, encoded by the coding sequence GTGCCCGGAAATCCTAATGAAATAAAACTGGTAAACAATGCTATGTCCAATGTTACCCGACGGAAGATAATGAACTTTTTATCGGCAGGAGACAAAAGTGCTGAAGAAATCGGGGGAGAAGTGGGAAAGACTATGCTTGATTTCCATCTAAAACTCCTTCAACAGGCAAGCCTGATCGAGATTGAAGAAGGGACTGTGAGACTGAGCGAATATGGCAGGAATTTCCTTAAAGAGAAAGAGGAGAAAGGTGCAGATAAAACTGCAGATATTTCTCAGGCAAAACCAATAGAGATTACTGAGGTCAGACAGCTTTTGCCCTGTATAGCCGATTCCTCAAAGTTCAGGGTAATTGCAAATATAGCCCCTCATCTAGGTGGAACTCTCAAGGTTCTTGAACCACTCTTTCCCAGAGGCAAATATTCGGACAAAATAGGCGCTCTGATAATTCAAAAAGGAGAAATTATTACAACTGTTTACGGCACTGGAAAGGTGACCATGACAATGATAAAAAGTGAGGCGGAAGCCAGAGAATCTCTCCAGAGCCTTAAAAATACTATCAATGAAGCAATTGCAAAAGGTGTTGCTCCAGCACCAAGAGAAAAAGTCAGGGTTGAACCTATGGAGATCTACAAATACCTGCCTCAGACCAACTGTGGCAAATGTGGTGAACAGAGCTGTTATACCTTTGCAATAAAGCTTATGGGAGGAGAGATCACTCTGGACAAATGCACACCTCTAAAAGAACCGGGCTATGCAACAAACCTGGAGCATCTGCAAGTCCTTAGTGCATATATCTGA
- a CDS encoding (Fe-S)-binding protein, translated as MTENPNETKLVNFAMANGTRRKIINFLADGYRSTGEIGEIVEKVALDFHLKILKDAGLIELEEETAKLSEYGKNFLKGKKETNPEETTDFSQSKPIEIASIRQVLPCIADASRLRISSNITPPPGRVLKLLEPLFQRSSYSDRKNSLIIQKGEIITTIYGSGKVSIRMVKNENEAKEELERLKSIINEAIAKGEAPAPREKIKVNLMEIYKHLPQTNCGRCGEQGCYSFAIKLMARQAALELCTPLKEPEYANNQEHLEVLVNYI; from the coding sequence ATGACGGAGAATCCGAACGAGACAAAGCTAGTAAACTTTGCTATGGCCAACGGTACTCGAAGGAAGATAATTAACTTCCTGGCGGACGGTTATAGAAGTACCGGGGAAATAGGAGAGATAGTTGAGAAGGTAGCGCTTGACTTTCATCTCAAGATTCTCAAAGATGCGGGCCTTATCGAGCTAGAAGAAGAAACTGCAAAGTTAAGTGAGTACGGAAAGAATTTTCTGAAAGGTAAAAAAGAGACAAATCCTGAAGAAACCACTGATTTCTCCCAGTCAAAACCAATAGAGATTGCAAGTATCAGACAGGTTTTGCCCTGCATAGCTGATGCCTCAAGACTCAGGATAAGTTCAAATATAACCCCACCACCTGGTAGAGTTTTGAAACTCCTTGAACCTCTCTTTCAAAGAAGTAGTTATTCAGATAGAAAAAATAGCTTGATAATTCAAAAAGGAGAAATCATCACAACTATTTACGGTAGTGGGAAAGTCTCCATCAGAATGGTCAAAAACGAAAACGAAGCTAAAGAAGAACTTGAAAGACTGAAGAGTATTATCAATGAGGCTATTGCAAAAGGCGAAGCCCCAGCTCCCAGAGAAAAGATAAAGGTTAATCTTATGGAGATATATAAACACCTGCCCCAAACCAACTGTGGCAGATGTGGCGAGCAGGGATGTTACAGCTTTGCCATCAAGCTTATGGCCAGACAGGCAGCTCTGGAATTGTGTACACCCCTTAAAGAGCCGGAATACGCAAATAATCAGGAGCATCTTGAGGTTCTGGTTAATTACATCTAA
- a CDS encoding DsrE/DsrF/TusD sulfur relay family protein, giving the protein MKTLTIVLTDGPYISEYAEIASKLAEEALKQNQVNIFLYLDAVHIPKKSQNPSFFNNVSELFTGLAEKGAIIRACARCAAARGYLAEEDNTLKGSNCEDYLTGIKISSLYELSEMLKKSDRVISLSR; this is encoded by the coding sequence TTGAAGACACTTACTATAGTGCTCACCGATGGCCCTTATATTTCAGAATATGCTGAAATCGCCTCCAAACTCGCTGAAGAAGCACTTAAACAAAATCAGGTGAACATATTCCTTTACCTGGATGCAGTGCATATCCCTAAAAAAAGCCAAAACCCTTCATTTTTTAATAATGTGAGTGAACTTTTCACCGGGCTGGCAGAGAAAGGAGCCATAATCAGAGCCTGTGCAAGGTGTGCTGCTGCACGCGGCTACCTGGCAGAAGAGGACAATACTCTGAAAGGAAGTAACTGTGAGGATTATCTCACCGGGATAAAAATTTCCAGTCTTTATGAACTCTCAGAAATGCTGAAAAAGAGTGACAGGGTAATCTCACTGTCAAGATAA
- a CDS encoding DsrE family protein yields the protein MMKSVFCLLDTAPYGNEKAFGALNAAAVSLTEVSVTFGLYGDGVYLAAADQDSTELGVPNLSDILYSYGELRVIVHEPSLIERGLFGETLIETIELVDEEDFLEEMENSDFVILF from the coding sequence ATGATGAAATCGGTTTTCTGTCTGCTGGATACTGCCCCATACGGAAATGAAAAAGCCTTTGGAGCATTGAATGCGGCTGCAGTAAGTCTTACGGAAGTGAGCGTTACTTTCGGCCTTTATGGAGATGGAGTTTATCTTGCAGCTGCTGACCAGGATAGCACAGAGCTTGGAGTTCCAAATCTTTCAGACATTCTCTACTCATATGGAGAGTTAAGAGTAATTGTGCATGAACCCTCACTGATTGAAAGGGGACTTTTTGGTGAAACTCTGATAGAGACCATAGAACTTGTAGATGAAGAGGATTTTCTTGAAGAGATGGAAAACTCAGACTTCGTTATCTTATTTTAA
- the tusB gene encoding sulfurtransferase complex subunit TusB: MQEEYDVFLLTKPPFSPRAELCLKLAARSGNARLYLAGDGVYHLLCGIRELPGCMVYACQEDLEARAVNAREKAMVPENFYAVFIEDVMEHCKHAYTF, encoded by the coding sequence GTGCAAGAAGAATATGATGTATTCCTGTTGACAAAGCCTCCTTTCAGTCCACGGGCAGAATTGTGCCTTAAACTGGCTGCTCGCTCCGGAAATGCAAGGCTTTACCTTGCAGGCGACGGAGTTTATCATCTTCTTTGCGGCATACGAGAGCTTCCGGGATGTATGGTTTATGCCTGTCAGGAAGACCTCGAAGCAAGGGCTGTAAACGCCAGAGAGAAAGCTATGGTTCCTGAGAACTTTTACGCTGTTTTTATAGAGGATGTAATGGAACACTGTAAACATGCATATACATTTTAA